A window of Globicephala melas chromosome 2, mGloMel1.2, whole genome shotgun sequence genomic DNA:
CTCCTAGTGCTGATGCATTGTTTAATGAGGAAACCTAAATAGGCAGACAAGCCTGAGCTGAGCCCTGCAATAGGCAACTCATTTTCATACAGATGTCTGCTttacaattatatttttcaaatttaaatataaaattgggTGGGCTCTTGAGCCATTTTGCTTATCTCCATCTTCTCCAAGTGTCGCCAAGCCCGACGAACTAGGTCTGAGGTCGCATTATTGTGGAAGAATAACCTTCCAATCATGGTGGAAGTGATGCTACTACCAGATTGCTGCTACAGTGACGATGGGCCCACCACAGAAGGGATTGATCTAAATGATCCTGCAATTAAGCAAGATGCGTTATTATTAGAAAGATGGATATTGGAGCCAGTTCCTCGACAGTAAGTTGAACTGAGTTTGAAGTTGTCCTTTGTAAATCAGGTTTTCCATTActttctataaattattttaataatatatcataTCTTTGAGTCCCTCTATTTATGtagtaaaatttacatatttagtaCTTATGTGACTTCAAATGACACTGGTAAATGCACTCTTATACTCTTGAAAGCACATGTCCTGAGTGATATGTTTATTTCAgcttttatctttctaaaatttagCCATTTTGTACTTGTTGACATTTAGATGATGCTTTTTTACTTCCCTTAGGAGTGGCGATCGATTTATTGAAGAGAAGACTCTCCTATTGGCTGTCCgctcatttgtgtttttttctcaaTTAAGTGCTTGGCTGAGTGTTTCTCATGGTGCTATTCCACGAAATATTATTTACAGGTATGTCTAGGGCAGAAAAAGGACAATGTGTATTCAGCTACAGTGGTTAGCTACTGAATGACATTTTACCTTTTAGGCAGTTTATATCCTTCATTTCTAAATATAAGTGGACAAaatttactgaaattaaaaattaaaaactttacttgTTTTTCAAAACAAGTTGGAGAAATTTAGATATGACTCAATATGCATTTTGCTTCTTGGGTTAAATCTGGTGTAGAATAGTTTTCAGAGAACTTTTTAGCTTACTTTACAGAACTAACAATGAGAATGTACCACCATTATAAATAAAGTGGAAAAACTTTCTGGGTTGCTGAATTTCCATAATGGTAGACTTAATTTTTAGATCCTGAAAATTATAAACACACAGGCTGCTGAACAACTGTCTTAACTGTCTCTTTAGGCAGGTGGCCGTGAGATAGAGAGTATCTCTTAATCACCATGCGCAACAGAATTAGCTGAATCCATTTATTTAGTAGTAAATGGaaagtccttttttctgttttgacaactaattttaaattatagtatTTTTGAGCTTTAATGCTTTAATAGAATAGTGCTCTTAAAAAGAAGATGGTCTCTATTCCAGGTATAATCTATTTATGTTGGTTTTGTTAGAATGACATGCATGGTAAAGTaggttaaaataaaatctctatagTAATTAATGCAAACAAAGGTAAGTATATGactgtttaacattttttaataacatataaTAATGATATGTTTTATAATCCattgattccatttttttctgtgtgattctAGAATCAGTGCTGCTGATGTAGACCTACAGTGGAATTTTTCACAAACTCCAATTGAACATGTGTTTCCTGTTCCCAATGTGTCTCACAATGTGGCCTTGAAAGTCAGTGTTCAGTCCTTGCCCAGACAATCTAATTATCCAGTTTTGACCTGTAGTATTCACACTAATATTGGCCTTTTTGAGAAAAGAGTTCAAGACCATGAACTTAAAACCCATCAGCACCGAAATTCTACTGAAGCAGAGCAATGTGGTACAAACAGTTCACAGCGTCTGTGTAGCAAACAAACTTGGACCATGGCACCCGAAAGCATAATATTACATGCAAAAAATGGCACAACTCCAGAATATACTGCAGCTGTCAAAAATGTCAAACTATATCCGGGCACTAGTGGTAAATCTGACTATGGAACATCTCAAGGCAATATTCTGGGCTTCAGTGGTATAGGAGATAAAAAGTCACATGAAACATCAGTGAGAACTTTAAAATCGTTTTCAGTGATTGATTCTAGTGAATCTAGCCGCCAGAGTTCCTGGCAGTCAGTTGGTGAGACTAATCCTTTAATAGGCTCTTTAATTCAGGAGCGACAAGAAGTTATTGCAAGAATAGCTCAGCATTTGATTCATTGTGATCCAAACACTTCACATGTTTCTGGACATCCACTTAATACACAAGAATCTAGTTCACTTAATTCAAAGCTTTTCCGGGtttcacaagaaaatgaaaatgtgagaaaatgtaaagaaacgtTCTCCATTTCTTTTGGTAATCCAGCGCTCACCTCCTCAGAAGACACCAATGAAGGGAAAATTCGAGTAAAACCAGAAACTCCTCGAAGTGACACTTGCATTTCTAACGGTCTTCATTCTGATCAGTCTGTTggtgagattaatcctttgataAGCTCTTTACTCCAGGAGCGGCAAGATGTCATTGCAAGGATTGCTCAGCACTTGGAGCACATCGATCCAACAGCACCTCACATGCCCCGGCAATCATTCAACATTCAGGACTCCAGTTCAGTTCCTTCTAAAGTGTTTAGGAGTTCCTATGAAGACAGAAATTTGTTGAAGAAAAACAAGGATGACACCTCTGTTTCCATTTCTGATACAAAATTTTCCTTGTTAGATAACATCAGTGAAGGGAAACACTTAACACCTAATAAacattttagttcttttaaatgCAATAGTAATGTCAAGCCTTCTTTGAAACCTCAAACAAGAAGGAATCTGCATCGCAACAATCCTAGTGAAATCCAAAGTACATTTCAAGAGACACAGAACAAAGCCACTGGTTTAATGAATCcttcaaatatgtctctttgCAAAGAAGATAACTTAGATTTCACAATCAGATTGGAAAACACACTTTCTGAGTGTCAATTTAAGGAACAAGAAATTGACAATGAAATCAATAAACAGTATTCAAAATGTAACAGTATTGACAAACAGATTTGCACAAATAAGTataaggacaaaataataataaatgaaaattataatccAGAATCTTTTAACAATCACCAGTTTgatcattcaaaaaaaaatgacTCGAAAATAAATGTTACTGTGTTGGAAATGTCTGGATATTTGAACAAACATGCAAATGAGTGCTCAGATAAAGACTCAAAAAAGCCTAAGTCATGCGAACAAAATACTCAACTTAATAGTATAGAAAATTACCTCAATAAAGATAGTGAAGGTTTCAAATGCAAAAAGCCAAACCAATTAAACAATGAACAGGATAAGAAAGAAGATCCGgttgatgaaaaatctcaaaactgTTCTCAGAGGAAGAATATAAAAGACTGTTTGTTTACGTGTGAACGCCTGAAAAATAAAGAGGTATTGGTAGGTAATATCTAACATTTCAAATATAATCCTCAAACATTTGTTATGGTTTGAACTTTGTTTACAGGAGATCTAGTTAGGCCCAAGATGCCCATTATCTATAGAACTCACTGTCTGATATAATAAACATCCTTGTAAATAACCCGCCCACTTCGGAGCAAATGCTAGGTAAATTCTTCCTGttgcctttttttgtttattttaatactgTGAACAGTTGCTGGAGAGTAAATAAGAGTCAGAAATGAAACTTGTATCATTAGCTTAAGGTACTGTTTGATAGCAGCTCTGGCCTAGTACAAGCAGTGTGCCCATTGTGTTATGCCTAGGAATACCTACAGTGAAATCACTGGGCTGTTGGTCAGAATACCCAAGTTTCAGTCCTGACAATTTGGTCCTTGAGTGAAGCTGAATAAATCACGTAACTTGTAAAACCCTCAGTCTCCTCGATTTTAAAATAAGAACGATGAATATCTTTTGCTTATAGTTGTGGTGATAATCAAATTATAGATCTTTAAACATTTTGTAAGCTTTTAATGCACTACCTAAATCAAAGATATTTAAGTTAGTTCCATTTTATTTGTCTACCAAATCACTTTTTAACTTCAGAAAATTATTACTAGGcttaaatttcctttatttttccaagAAGTATCACAAATTTATATCTCAGTTATATGGAAAACTACTTAACTGCCTCGATCCAAATCTGAATGACCTTGATTCATCTTCTTTATCATACAAATTAGTTTTGCCGGACATTAGAGTCTTAAAAGTATGCCATGTTTCcaattaatatttttcaacaGACGATCTCTTTCTAACACATGGGTTTAATCAAATGACAGTTTCCAATTTCCTAAAACTATAATTGTCACAAAAACCTACCCTGGCCTTAAGAATACTAGCTTTTCACGATCCTTTCTGGTACCTAATAGGGAGACTTACTTTGACCATGGTATTTTTCAAGCCACTAAGATTTGTTTTTTCATACacttactttaaatataattatatagcaTTTACTGGGTGCCCAGGCACTCTTCTGAATGTTTTATACATGCTGGCTTACTAAATCCTTTCACTACGCTCTGAGGTTAGGCGCTATTACTAACTCCAGTTTACAAATGAGAACtctaggcccagagaggttaagtaacttgcccaaggtcataaagctagtaaatggtagagccagGACCCCAattattcttctctgatttttattcatgtgtttttatgcattttttatttctgggtataaatttgccattttaaattcTTAAGAATTAGTCTATTTCTTATATCACTTCAAAAACATGATACTGTGACTgtgttaagtatattttaaaattcacatttaaatttttgtatcaTGCTGTaccaaattatattttctgagAATGGCTCTTGCTACTgacatagttttatattttagaatattttactaatttttttctgtgagtttttttttcaCAGATTAAAAGAATTGAATATTAGCTTACTAGATGATagactgagttgttttttttttaaataaacttatttatttatttgtttttatttttggctgtattgggtcttcattgctgtgcgtgagctttccctagctgtggtgagcgggagctactcttggttGAGGTGCAAggacttcttattgcagtggcttctcttgttgcagagcatgggctctaggcgcacgggcttcagtagttgtggctcgtgggctctatagcacaggctcagtagttgtgcacgggcttagttgctccacagcatgtgggatcttcctgggccagggattgaaccccttgtcctctgcattggcaggcggattcttaaccactgcaccaccagggaagcccagactgaGTTTTGATAAATATGTTGATAAGGCAATTGTGTTTGGACATACTTTTTTTAGAATATTTGAGTTTATTCATCATCTTAGAAAAAACTCTTAAACACTGTTTTTTGAttaaagtgtatatatatgtgtgtatagatagTTATATAGGTTGTTAGCTTTACCACCAAGGATGTAATATCTCAGTAGATGTTAAGaataaatctagaaacaaaaaattttaaatattgccaTTAAAATCTAAATCTTTTCCTAGCAGAGAACTATACCACTTAAACACTCAAGTGTCTGGCAGAAACATAATTTTCATTCCTTGGATGGAACCTCAACCAGAGCCTTTCATCCTCGAACTGGATTGCCTCTTCTTTCCAGTCCTGTAagtgtttttctcttactttatGTTTAGACTTGCAAAACAtgtaaaatgtttgcaaatcactttatccaaattttaattgaaaaaatttaaataccttcaaaataaatttctagTGGGAAAacgttttaatttttgatacattTAATAGCTAAATGTTAATAtggaaaaaggcagaaaaaatgaataaaaatgaatttattgtaTTAGGATTATAAAATTTCTCTGAAATTCTTTTGTCCAGCATATTAATTCTCACTAATGTAAAGAAAATACTTAGTGTAAAGTGGATTTTCTCTAAATAGATTTGTATCATAGTACTGTGGCTGGTTGACACCACCAGCTGAATCATCTGGGAATCAAATTTGTGGCTGTCTTTGACTTGCGACCTGTACAGTTAATCGTCTTATTTTGAGACGTTTCCCCACTCTACATTTACTAATAAATTTATAGATCTGAGTGTGATGGTTAAGAACCTCGCTTTGGCATCACGCTGACTTCaccctagctgtgtgacattaggTGAGGAATattgtctctctgagcctcagtttcctcatctgaaaaacggGTGATAATGTCTACCTTAGTGTTGGGAAGATGATTAGTATCATTCCTGGTAAGCATTTGATAGTCGCTAAAGCTGCCATTTCAGTTAAACCAGAGGTAAGCAGTCAATATCCTAGTAAActaaaaacatgtttatttttgctattgacataatttttgtttttatgtgagtttttttaagtaaactcaAAGCATGCAATATCTagcatattttcaaaaattaattcttGAATAAGAGatttagttttaaatttgtaACTTGGACCTTAGGTGTTTATTTTAGGGAAGTTGAATtctaaacaatttaaaataacccCAAATGTTTGACCTACGTATGAGGTGCTTTCAAAATGCCCAAGTGATGAGGAAAAAACTTACAGCATCATGCTGGTGTAAAAAGCACTACAGACTTCTGTTCAATGTGGTGGACTGAGTTAATACAAGAagatccttcctccttcccaaacACAAAAATCCTGGACAAAATATCACACAActtttaaatacataatatagTGTAAGAGCAAGAAAGATAAATCTCCGAAACTAACTTGGGGCAAATTATGACCTTCTAGGATATCTAAATCTAATATAGTGCTAGGGTTTAATGCTCCTGCTGGATCAGGAGTCAGGTCTACTCCGGTCGTAGCTGGGACCTAAAACCAAACTCCATAAAGCCAGAAACAGGTGAGGACTGCCATTCTAGaaatgggagaagagaaaagaaatcaccTATTTACTTAAGGGGTGCAATAGGAGGGATAGAGTAGATGGGAAAAGAAGCCCCCAAAAGAATTTGGACCTAAGCCTAAGTCACCCATGGTTAGGGGGTTCTGAATTTGTGCTATGAGAAAACATGAAACTATCCCACATCTATTACCCATGGCACCAAGGATTTATTTTCATGGAAGATAACTCTTACTGAGGATGATCTCAGGGGAATTAAAATTACAAAGCACCTTAAAAGAATCAGCAAGAAGAAGTGGGAAAATTCATATTTAGGAATGCTGTTATCAGAGCAACTTGAAAGAGAATcagaaataattctttttaaaatgtttcaagacagggagatcatcttggtgctttgtgtccatctagaggggtgggatagggagggtgggagggagggagatacaagagggaggagatacggggttatatgtttatgtatagctgattcaatttgttatacagcaaaaactaacacagcattgtaaagcaattacgccaataaagattttaacataaataaatgaatgaatgagtgaatgtatgTTCCAAGAGATAAATGAAGATAAAGACAGGGAACTGAGATAAGAGAACATGTGGGattggaaaaatagaaattaaaaatatgaaaaatataattgaagtgtacacacacgtgcgcatacatatacacatggatTAAATGGTGGACTGGAATCAGCTGAATAGAGATTTAGTCAATGGAGAGACACGTATTAAGAAAGCACCTAGAATAAAgtgcagaaaggaagagaaatggtAAAATATGAAAGAGCCctggaggataaaatgagatgttCAGTATAAGCCTAGTAGAAATTCCAAAAGGAAGGCTAGATGACATGAGGAAAATGCAGTATTGGAAGAAATGAAAGTAGAAAACTTTCCTGAATTGAAGACATGAGAATTTGGATTGAAGATTTCACATTAAGTTCTAACTCCAAAATATAGAATGGTGCGCTTGTACAACTCTCAAAAATATTGAGGTTTTTTAGACTTTCAGTATCATCTGTTTCTTAGTCACAAATTAGACCAATCACTCAGATACTTATACATATTTAACATTAATTCTAGAGACAAATCCGTCTAACTTGTATGTTGTATGTGATTTTACCTTTAATTTACACTTGGGTCtttcatttttagattatttttagcTAGTTGGTGGTTTGTCTTAAATGTAATTTGTTATACaatagtggttaaaaatccacagTAGTATTTTTCAAACCTATTCTCTGTGAAGCCCCAGCCAGGGTTCTTGGAAATGTGCAGTCGGGTAGGGATGGTTAAAAGAACAGTAGAATTGTCAGGACCCCAGACTCCCATcgccatttaattctttttttcccccttttattgtAAAGCTATTAATCATTTATTCCTACCCCCTCAATACAGaagtatataaagtaaaaaagtaaaagtctTATTATGTTATATGTTGGGATTACATGTAAGATTTGGTTTTAGAAAAAACTGGTTCTGgttcttaaaaaatcaaaaccgAGGGAATtccatggcggtccagtgatttagactcagcgctttcactgctgtggccagggttcaatccctggttggggaactaagattccgaagtgcggttggccaaaaaaagaaaaaaataaaaacctagtaAAAGTGCTTTTATTAATCATCTTTTTTTCCAAACTAGTTAATAAAATGAGGACATAGGGACAATATGTAATAAAGAGCATGATTTTAATAAGCTGTTAGGAgagaagttttattattttttaagatatgcTTAGCTTTCATTTGAAAATTGTTCTGTCAATTCAAGAAAAAACTTATAGTCTTCTGAAATTCTTTTGAAACCTAACAAGTGATTATTTTAACCTTAGGTTCCTCAAAGAAAGGCACAATCAGGTTGCTTTAATCTGGATTCTTCATTACTGCATCTGAAAAGCTTATCATCTAGAAGGTATTTATCTTAAAattcattagtgtatatgaaATAATCTTGCACAAAATTCTAGCCTTTCACAGTAAATAATGTTGACTCTGAAAATCAAACTTTGAACAGGAATCCCATTTTTCAGTTTATCATTTTCAAGATGATTTCACACATAAAGTTATTAAGGATgagtgagggagaaattaagatgATGAGTAACTAACTATACAGTAGTCATTATGATAAACAAACACATTGGTTTTAACATTTAAGTGGGTTTGTCTGTTTCTGGTCATTCACCTCCTCCTTTGTCTTATACTCCTTTGCAAAAAAGCCTTGGCAATTTGTTCCATGTTGACAAATAATACTCTCATCATATTCCTTAGTCACATAAGTTTGCCTTTGTATtctaatttttaacttaaaatgaagATTGATATAGAAGACTgcattacaatattatatatttccaGTAGATGCTGCTATGTGATATGTTATAAATTCCACCTTGAAACCTAGGAtgttatttatattctttatcaAATATTATAACAAAGATTATAAAATCTAATCAGgaatttaaaatgagatatttcatatcttaaaatttggttacattaattttttattatggtagTTTAAGTAAAATTGATCAGATCCTCCTAATTTAATTTGTACAAAAGTGAATTAGAAAATACTGTTGTTAATATGTCCATTTgctgatttgttctttttttaaatagtccTCGACCATGTTTAAACATTGAAGATGATCCAGATATTCATGAAAAACCATTTCTGAGTTCTAGTGCTCCACCTATAACAAGTCTTAGTCTCTTAGGAAATTTTGAGGTAATGttttttgaaactattttaagAGTTGAAGTTTCCTAACCTAGACCCATGGTGTCATTTATGTCATTTgttcttaaaaaggaaataaatggattatatttttctaaagccTTGAAAtcacctcctttcctttcctttccctttttcttttttccttatccctttttccttttttgatttccctttttcctttccttttcatgaGAAGTAAAGTTGGGAGAATTGTTGGCAGTGACATTTTAGAATTGGGTAGCTGGTGGAGGAGATGCAGGACTTAGGTGAAATCAAGTTGGATGGAGGTATCCGTTACTCGAGCTGGAAAGTAGACTTGACCACACCTTCTTACCTGGTAAAACTGGCTCTGGGACCCAGGAAGGATGATGGTGGGCTGATAGCAGCTGATTCATGATCAAGGAGGCtgattttcaaaatcaaataGTTCTTTGTACTATATTTGCAACTCCTCTGTAAatctaaatttattataaaataagattattttttaaaaatcaaatggttAAAGGTCTCTGATACATGTGCTGCTTTATTTAATGACTCTTCTACTTGGGATCAAGTATATCAAGGGTTTAGTTTTCTTCAATTAGAAAACAATCTTAAACATGAACctgtaaatgacatttaaaaaaattttttattggagtatagttgatttacaatgttgtgttagtttcaggtgtacagcaaaatgaatcagttatatatatacatatatgcactcttttttagatacttttcccatataggccattacagagtatttagTAGAATTCCCTCTGTTACACAGTAGGTCCtaattagttatctgttttatctcttttatatatagtagtgtgtatatgtcaatcccagtctcccaatttatccctccccccctttaccccccagtaaccataagtttgttttctacatctgtaactctacttctgttttgtagataagttcatttgtaccttttttttagaatccacacataagcgatatcacatgatatttatctttctctgtctgacttacttcactcagtgtgacaatctctaggtccatccatgtcactgcaaatggcattatttcattatttttaatggctgagtaatagtccattgtacatatgtaccacatcttttttatccattcccctgtcagtggacatttaggttgcttccatgtcctggctattgtaaatggtgctgcaatgaacattggggtgcacttatctttttgaattatggttttctctgggtgtatgcctaggagtaggattgctggggcatatggtacttctattttttgttttttaaggaacctccatactgttctccatagcggttgtaccaatttacattcccaacagtgatTTTAGGGAATTCcgtggcagcccagtggttaggactccatgcttccactgtagggggcatgggttggatccctggttggggaactaagatcctgcatgctgagAGTTGGggctaaaaatatacatatatatataagtgtttttatatgtatgtgtgtgtgtgtgtgtgtatatatatatatatatatatatgtatgtatgtatgtgtgtataaacatatataatcaCCTATGACCTTGCTCAActtgcttattaattttattgatttggaggGGGTGGATTTTTGTATGTAGATTCCCACATCATCtacaaatagggacagttttatttcttactttgtaatatgtatgccttttatttccttttcttgtagttTTGCACTCAGTAGGGCCTAACATGCATGCTAGTACAATATATTCGTTTAAAGTcacaaaaatctgaataaagtcatAGACTACATTGGATCATTGGCCTTATCCATTAGCATTTTTGTGctctttttctgaaattttcataCATCCTtagaacatttttcttatttaagaaacatttattgagtacctactatgtgtcatgTTATATGCTAGGAATATAAAGCTAAATAATAAACTGCCTGCCTTAGAGAAGTTTACAGTCTGCTGGAGAAGTTGGACATATAAATAATCTATAAACCGAAGTAATTAGCACTGTAATAGAAATTTTCTCAgtctccatatatttgttctctctgCTAAGGGACTGGGAAAGTTTTACTAAGGAGCTGTCATTTGAGCTTAGTTACAAAAGTTGAGTAGGAATTTGCCAAGTAAATTGTGTGAGAAGTGTCAAGGGATTCTAGACAAAGGGAGCTACATGTGCAAAGGCATATGTGTAAAAGTAGTAAAAGAGCATGGTGATATTGAAAAGCATCATCCAGAACTGGAGTATAAGACTGCGTGCAAGTGAGGAGAGCTGTGGTAAGAGATGTAGGGTGGGCCTTACATACCATGCTGTGAATATTTGACTTCATCCTGTGGACATCAAGAAACACAAAGTTTTTAACCTGGTGGGTAacgtaagactttttttttttttaaagaaaaactctgGCAGTAATACAGATGATACACTAAAGATGGAATAACTAATTAGAGAGTATTGCATTTGTTCAGAGGAGAGGTTATGAGGGTTTGAGCTAGGTTACTGGTGTTGAGAGAGCTGAGGCTGTGAGACTGAGAGGTCCCATCAGCAGGGTATGGATTGGATTGAttgcagggcaggagggagataCAGAAGGCTCGTTGTAACATAGGTCTCTTGGTCTGGTCTTTTTGACACGGGACTTGAGAATTGCTGATGCCACTTTCAAATTTAGACTCATGAGGGCTTGGAgtgtttcttttcaaagaattacTGAATCAAAGAAATGTTACTCACATTTCTtgatgtatgcatatatatgttgATATATGTATAGGAAAGAGAGCTTGTGAAAGGTTTAACATGTTTCTCATACCTGGAAAGATAAACACTAAATTGTTAAAAGTGGTTTCCTCAGCAAATGAGCTTGGGAGAGATGGATAAGGAGCTTCTCTGTTGTTTGTATTtatgtacttttaaatttttcccaATGTGtgtttactgttttttaaattaaactaaacAATAAAACATATGTCACATCCAACAACAATTTTTAAGAGGCAGTTGTTTTTCAGTTAAAGTTATGAGTACTTGGCTTTCTGTTTTGATGGAACTTCTGTATATGACCTATTAACAAGTTTTCAAGTGCTTCTCTGTGGCTAACAGTAGAAATATACTCTGAGGAATAAGAAAATTTCTGATAT
This region includes:
- the ATOSA gene encoding atos homolog protein A isoform X2; the protein is MVFSGNKGLHREDSLDEYFEYDAEEFLVSLALLITEGRTPECSVKGRTESFHCPPAQSCYPVTSKHECSDKLAQCRQARRTRSEVALLWKNNLPIMVEVMLLPDCCYSDDGPTTEGIDLNDPAIKQDALLLERWILEPVPRQSGDRFIEEKTLLLAVRSFVFFSQLSAWLSVSHGAIPRNIIYRISAADVDLQWNFSQTPIEHVFPVPNVSHNVALKVSVQSLPRQSNYPVLTCSIHTNIGLFEKRVQDHELKTHQHRNSTEAEQCGTNSSQRLCSKQTWTMAPESIILHAKNGTTPEYTAAVKNVKLYPGTSGKSDYGTSQGNILGFSGIGDKKSHETSVRTLKSFSVIDSSESSRQSSWQSVGETNPLIGSLIQERQEVIARIAQHLIHCDPNTSHVSGHPLNTQESSSLNSKLFRVSQENENVRKCKETFSISFGNPALTSSEDTNEGKIRVKPETPRSDTCISNGLHSDQSVGEINPLISSLLQERQDVIARIAQHLEHIDPTAPHMPRQSFNIQDSSSVPSKVFRSSYEDRNLLKKNKDDTSVSISDTKFSLLDNISEGKHLTPNKHFSSFKCNSNVKPSLKPQTRRNLHRNNPSEIQSTFQETQNKATGLMNPSNMSLCKEDNLDFTIRLENTLSECQFKEQEIDNEINKQYSKCNSIDKQICTNKYKDKIIINENYNPESFNNHQFDHSKKNDSKINVTVLEMSGYLNKHANECSDKDSKKPKSCEQNTQLNSIENYLNKDSEGFKCKKPNQLNNEQDKKEDPVDEKSQNCSQRKNIKDCLFTCERLKNKEVLRTIPLKHSSVWQKHNFHSLDGTSTRAFHPRTGLPLLSSPVPQRKAQSGCFNLDSSLLHLKSLSSRSPRPCLNIEDDPDIHEKPFLSSSAPPITSLSLLGNFEESVLNYRLDPLGIVDGFTAEVGASGVFCPTHLTLPVEVSFYSVSDDNAPSPYMGVITLESLGKRGYRVPPSGTIQVTLFNPNKTVVKMFVVIYDLRDMPANHQTFLRQRTFSVPVKQEMKRSVNKENIRHTEERLLRYLIHLRFQSSKSGKIYLHRDVRLLFSRKSMEVDSGAAYELKSYTESPTNPQFSPRC
- the ATOSA gene encoding atos homolog protein A isoform X1 — protein: MVFSGNKGLHREDSLDEYFEYDAEEFLVSLALLITEGRTPECSVKGRTESFHCPPAQSCYPVTSKHECSDKLAQCRQARRTRSEVALLWKNNLPIMVEVMLLPDCCYSDDGPTTEGIDLNDPAIKQDALLLERWILEPVPRQSGDRFIEEKTLLLAVRSFVFFSQLSAWLSVSHGAIPRNIIYRISAADVDLQWNFSQTPIEHVFPVPNVSHNVALKVSVQSLPRQSNYPVLTCSIHTNIGLFEKRVQDHELKTHQHRNSTEAEQCGTNSSQRLCSKQTWTMAPESIILHAKNGTTPEYTAAVKNVKLYPGTSGKSDYGTSQGNILGFSGIGDKKSHETSVRTLKSFSVIDSSESSRQSSWQSVGETNPLIGSLIQERQEVIARIAQHLIHCDPNTSHVSGHPLNTQESSSLNSKLFRVSQENENVRKCKETFSISFGNPALTSSEDTNEGKIRVKPETPRSDTCISNGLHSDQSVGEINPLISSLLQERQDVIARIAQHLEHIDPTAPHMPRQSFNIQDSSSVPSKVFRSSYEDRNLLKKNKDDTSVSISDTKFSLLDNISEGKHLTPNKHFSSFKCNSNVKPSLKPQTRRNLHRNNPSEIQSTFQETQNKATGLMNPSNMSLCKEDNLDFTIRLENTLSECQFKEQEIDNEINKQYSKCNSIDKQICTNKYKDKIIINENYNPESFNNHQFDHSKKNDSKINVTVLEMSGYLNKHANECSDKDSKKPKSCEQNTQLNSIENYLNKDSEGFKCKKPNQLNNEQDKKEDPVDEKSQNCSQRKNIKDCLFTCERLKNKEVLQRTIPLKHSSVWQKHNFHSLDGTSTRAFHPRTGLPLLSSPVPQRKAQSGCFNLDSSLLHLKSLSSRSPRPCLNIEDDPDIHEKPFLSSSAPPITSLSLLGNFEESVLNYRLDPLGIVDGFTAEVGASGVFCPTHLTLPVEVSFYSVSDDNAPSPYMGVITLESLGKRGYRVPPSGTIQVTLFNPNKTVVKMFVVIYDLRDMPANHQTFLRQRTFSVPVKQEMKRSVNKENIRHTEERLLRYLIHLRFQSSKSGKIYLHRDVRLLFSRKSMEVDSGAAYELKSYTESPTNPQFSPRC